The window GGGGGACATTGGCGAAAGCTCCGCGGTGCTGCCCGGGGCAGTGGACGCCCTGCGAGTGCTGGAGATCCTGGACGCCGCCTACGCCTCGGCCGAGAGCGGCCGGACCACCGCTGTCGAGCGCACCGCCTCCTGAGCGAGGAGGATCGCAAGGCGGCTGTACGTCCGGGCCCCGACCTTACGTGTCTGCGCCACGCTTTGGCGCAGCTCGTGCATCAGTATCAGAAGAAGGACAGTTGCGCTCGGGGCACGAATAGCGCCCTACCGCCCCTGGGCGATCTGCTCCTTCTGCCAGTCGTAGTCCACCGCGCCCTCGTAGAAACGCTCGGGGTTCTCCACCGCCCAGATCTGCTTGCGGACAATCCAGTTGTCCGGCTCCGCGGCCGCCGCCTCCCGCCACTCGTCCAGGGCCTGCTGGACTTTCCCCTGGCGGTATAGGTTCAGCCCACGGCGGAACCGATCCAGGGCCGCCGGCTCGCGGAAGGCGTTGGGTTTGCTGGCCTGGCGCTCGACTTCACCTAGTGCCTCGCTGGCGGCGAAGCGTTCGGCCAGCCGGGCGTCCTCCGCCCGGAGGATGTTGAAGCCGCCGAAGCGGGTGAAGCGGATCACCCCGACCTCGTCGGCGAATACCACGTTGGGCACGGCCTTGAAGCCGAAGACTCCGGCCAGGGTGCCTTCCTCGTCTATCAGAGTGGTAAAGGTAGCCCCCGCCTTCTCCACGTAAGGCCGAGCCCGGGCAGACCCCTGGGCGTCCAGGGCCACAGTCACCACTTCCACCCCTCGGTCGCGCTGCTCGAGGTAGAACTGCTGCCAACCTGGCAGC of the Anaerolineae bacterium genome contains:
- a CDS encoding TlpA family protein disulfide reductase → MPGWQQFYLEQRDRGVEVVTVALDAQGSARARPYVEKAGATFTTLIDEEGTLAGVFGFKAVPNVVFADEVGVIRFTRFGGFNILRAEDARLAERFAASEALGEVERQASKPNAFREPAALDRFRRGLNLYRQGKVQQALDEWREAAAAEPDNWIVRKQIWAVENPERFYEGAVDYDWQKEQIAQGR